The Longimicrobium sp. genome includes a region encoding these proteins:
- a CDS encoding sulfite exporter TauE/SafE family protein, which translates to MHLLPLLTALIAGFAHALEPDHMAAVTTFVSRRPRPAQAVAFGVRWGVGHSASLLVVGLVLVMLDLRVPERLTRGLEFGVGGMLLGLGIWLLWSVLHERAHRLAERGHPHPHGHSHTHGSLWVGMAHGLAGTAPLVALLPAALTRSPWQAGGYLLFFGVGTTVAMGLYAVAAGLVFDQAGSRVPALGRTLRTLTALGSAVLGMAWMAGAVAA; encoded by the coding sequence ATGCACCTGCTTCCGCTCCTGACCGCGCTGATCGCGGGCTTCGCGCACGCGCTGGAGCCCGACCACATGGCGGCGGTCACCACCTTCGTCTCGCGCCGCCCGCGCCCCGCGCAGGCGGTGGCGTTCGGCGTGCGCTGGGGGGTGGGGCACTCCGCGTCGCTGCTGGTGGTGGGGCTGGTGCTGGTGATGCTGGACCTGCGCGTGCCCGAGCGGCTGACGCGCGGGCTGGAGTTCGGCGTGGGCGGGATGCTGCTGGGGCTGGGGATCTGGCTGCTGTGGAGCGTGCTGCACGAGCGCGCGCACCGCTTGGCCGAGCGCGGCCATCCGCACCCGCACGGACATTCGCACACACATGGAAGCCTGTGGGTGGGGATGGCGCACGGGCTGGCGGGAACGGCGCCGCTGGTGGCGCTCCTGCCCGCGGCGCTCACGCGCTCGCCGTGGCAGGCGGGCGGCTACCTGCTCTTCTTCGGCGTCGGCACCACCGTTGCGATGGGCCTCTACGCCGTCGCCGCCGGGCTCGTGTTCGACCAGGCCGGCAGCCGCGTCCCGGCGCTGGGCCGCACGCTGCGCACCCTCACCGCGCTCGGCAGCGCCGTGCTCGGGATGGCGTGGATGGCCGGAGCCGTCGCGGCCTGA
- a CDS encoding CDGSH iron-sulfur domain-containing protein, with the protein MSDETQPAAEPQVTITVRNNGPYRVEGPIRLIDADGHEYPLTPGKPISLCRCGGSTNKPFCDGTHSRIGFMAAERAVREAEGEAS; encoded by the coding sequence ATGTCGGACGAAACGCAGCCCGCGGCCGAGCCGCAGGTCACCATCACCGTGCGCAACAACGGGCCGTACCGCGTGGAGGGGCCGATCCGGCTGATCGACGCGGACGGGCACGAGTATCCGCTCACGCCGGGGAAGCCGATCTCCCTCTGCCGCTGCGGCGGGTCGACCAACAAGCCGTTCTGCGACGGCACACACTCGCGCATCGGCTTCATGGCCGCCGAGCGCGCCGTCCGCGAGGCCGAGGGCGAGGCGTCGTAA
- a CDS encoding TonB family protein — MLRVFLRAALPAAASAVIALPLAAQDGPCRIVPDTVPAPSREQIAERQQLRLSLDSIARRNGVAEPSAILFVDVDSARKGNVVFIDSNLTPGARDAALTRVADYLTTLEAGRAYQALIRLDGEYVAPAPGKRSCSPVLENRGELSDLMQAVIERHPGKRSQPESKRAIVRLVVNRRGTVSYAEVVQPTGDAFIDQYVQGIAERLRFTPASVDGVPYDVRFRFTMTFNLH; from the coding sequence ATGCTCCGAGTCTTCCTTCGCGCCGCGCTCCCGGCCGCGGCGTCGGCCGTGATCGCGCTTCCCCTGGCCGCGCAGGACGGGCCGTGCCGCATCGTTCCCGACACGGTGCCGGCGCCGTCGCGCGAGCAGATCGCCGAGCGGCAGCAGCTACGGCTATCGCTGGACAGCATCGCGCGGCGCAACGGCGTGGCCGAGCCGTCCGCCATCCTCTTCGTGGACGTGGACAGCGCGCGCAAGGGCAACGTCGTCTTCATCGACTCGAACCTGACGCCCGGCGCGCGCGACGCGGCGCTCACGCGCGTGGCCGACTACCTGACCACGCTCGAGGCCGGCCGCGCGTACCAGGCGCTGATCCGCCTCGACGGCGAGTACGTGGCTCCCGCCCCGGGGAAGCGCAGCTGCAGCCCCGTGCTGGAGAACCGCGGCGAGCTGAGCGACCTGATGCAGGCGGTGATCGAGCGCCATCCCGGCAAGCGCTCGCAGCCGGAGAGCAAGCGCGCGATCGTGCGGCTGGTGGTGAACCGCCGCGGCACCGTCTCGTACGCCGAGGTGGTGCAGCCCACCGGCGACGCGTTCATCGACCAGTACGTGCAGGGGATCGCCGAGCGGCTGCGCTTCACCCCCGCGTCGGTCGACGGCGTCCCCTACGACGTGCGCTTCCGCTTCACCATGACGTTCAACCTGCACTGA